One Nomascus leucogenys isolate Asia chromosome 22a, Asia_NLE_v1, whole genome shotgun sequence DNA segment encodes these proteins:
- the STRADB gene encoding STE20-related kinase adapter protein beta — protein sequence MSLLDCFCTSRTQVESLRPEKQSETSIHQYLVNEPTLSWSPPSTRASEVLCSTNVSHYELQVEIGRGFDNLTSVHLARHTPTGTLVTIKITNLENCNEERLKALQKAVILSHFFRHPNITTYWTVFTVGSWLWVISPFMAYGSASQLLRTYFPEGMSETLIRNILFGAVRGLNYLHQNGCIHRSIKASHILISGDGLVTLSGLSHLHSLVKHGQRHRAVYDFPQFSTSVQPWLSPELLRQDLHGYNVKSDIYSVGITACELASGQVPFQDMHRTQMLLQKLKGPPYSPLDISIFPQSESRMKNSRSGVDSGIGESVLVSSGTHTVNSDRLHTPSSKTFSPAFFSLVQLCLQQDPEKRPSASSLLSHVFFKQMKEESQDSILSLLPPAYNKPSIPLPPVLPWTEPECDFPDEKDSYWEF from the exons ATGTCTCTTTTG GATTGCTTCTGCACTTCAAGAACACAAGTTGAATCACTCAGACCTGAAAAACAGTCTGAAACCAGTATCCATCAATACTTG GTCAATGAGCCAACCCTTTCCTGGTCACCTCCATCCACTAGAGCCAGTGAAGTACTATGTTCCACCAACGTTTCTCACTACGAGCTCCAAGTAGAAATAG GAAGAGGATTTGACAACTTGACTTCTGTCCATCTTGCACGGCATACTCCCACGGGAACACTGGTaactataaaaattacaaatctgGAAAACTGCAATGAAGAACGCCTGAAAGCTTTACAG AAAGCCGTGATTCTATCTCACTTTTTCCGGCATCCCAATATTACAACTTATTGGACAGTTTTCACTGTTGGCAGCTGGCTTTGGGTTATTTCTCCATTTATGGCCTATG GTTCAGCAAGTCAACTCTTGAGGACCTATTTTCCTGAAGGAATGAGTGAAACTTTAATAAGAAACATTCTCTTTGGAGCAGTGAGAGGGTTGAACTATCTGCACCAAAATGGCTGTATTCACAG GAGTATTAAAGCCAGCCATATCCTCATTTCTGGTGATGGCCTAGTGACCCTCTCTGGCCTGTCCCATCTGCATAGTTTGGTTAAGCATGGACAGAGGCATAGGGCTGTGTATGATTTCCCACAGTTCAGCACATCAGTGCAGCCGTGGCTGAGTCCAGAACTACTGAGACAG GATTTACATGGGTATAATGTGAAATCAGATATttacagtgttgggattacagcatgtGAATTAGCCAGTGGGCAGGTGCCTTTCCAGGACATGCATAGAACTCAG ATGCTGTTACAGAAACTGAAAGGTCCTCCTTATAGCCCATTGGATATCAGTATTTTCCCTCAATCAGAATCCAGAATGAAAAATTCCCGGTCAGGTGTAGACTCTGGGATTGGAGAAAGTGTGCTTGTCTCCAGTGGAACTCACACAGTAAATAGTGACCGATTACACACACCATCCTCAAAAACCTTCTCTCCTGCCTTCTTTAGCTTGGTACAGCTCTGTTTGCAACAAGATCCTGAGAAAAG GCCATCAGCAAGCAGTTTATTGTCCCATGTTTTCTTCAAACAG ATGAAAGAAGAAAGCCAGGATTCAATACTTTCACTGTTGCCTCCTGCTTATAACAAGCCATCAATACCATTGCCTCCAGTGTTACCTTGGACTGAGCCAGAATGTGATTTTCCTGATGAAAAAGACTCATACTGGGAATTCTAG